From a single Pseudomonas cremoricolorata genomic region:
- a CDS encoding MFS transporter produces MFSWYRHITTKERKTFWACFGGWSLDALEVQMFGLAIPALIAAFALSKGDAGLISGVTLVTSAIGGWLGGTLSDRYGRVRTLQWMILWFSFFTFLSAFVTGFHQLLVVKALQGFGIGGEWAAGAVLMAETIQSKYRGKVMGAVQSAWAFGWGGAVALFTLIYTFVPEELAWRVMFLVGLAPAVLVIYVRRNVEEPEGSARNRTQAAARPFLASLAGIFRPELLRVTLFGGILGLGAHGGYYAVMTWLPTFLKTERNLSVLSSGGYLAVIIFAFWLGCIVSGLLIDRIGRRKNIVLYALCCVVTVQCYLFIPLSNTQMLFLGFPLGFFAAGIPASLGSYFNELYPADVRGAGVGFCYNFGRVLSAVFPFLVGHMSGYMSLGSAIGIDAGIAYGVAVLAALALPETNGRKLTDNAAPDAPNGDATAQNA; encoded by the coding sequence ATGTTCAGTTGGTACCGTCACATCACTACCAAAGAGCGCAAGACGTTCTGGGCCTGCTTCGGCGGCTGGTCGCTCGACGCCCTCGAAGTGCAAATGTTCGGCTTGGCGATTCCTGCGCTCATCGCAGCGTTCGCCTTGAGCAAAGGCGATGCCGGGCTCATCAGCGGGGTGACCTTGGTAACGTCGGCGATCGGTGGCTGGCTGGGCGGCACGTTGTCCGACCGTTACGGTCGGGTCAGGACACTGCAGTGGATGATCCTGTGGTTTTCGTTCTTCACCTTCCTGTCCGCGTTCGTCACAGGCTTTCATCAGTTGCTGGTGGTCAAGGCACTGCAAGGCTTCGGCATCGGTGGTGAATGGGCCGCCGGCGCGGTGCTGATGGCCGAGACCATCCAGAGCAAGTATCGCGGCAAGGTAATGGGTGCCGTGCAAAGCGCCTGGGCTTTTGGCTGGGGTGGAGCGGTGGCGTTGTTCACCCTGATCTACACCTTCGTCCCGGAAGAGCTGGCATGGCGGGTGATGTTCCTGGTGGGTCTGGCGCCGGCGGTGCTGGTGATCTATGTACGTCGCAATGTCGAAGAGCCAGAGGGTTCGGCACGCAACCGCACGCAGGCCGCCGCGAGGCCATTTCTCGCCAGTCTGGCCGGCATCTTCCGCCCGGAGCTGCTGCGGGTCACCTTGTTTGGGGGCATCCTCGGCCTCGGTGCACACGGCGGCTACTATGCCGTGATGACATGGCTGCCGACCTTCCTCAAGACCGAGCGCAATTTGTCGGTGCTCAGTTCCGGCGGATACCTGGCGGTGATCATCTTCGCGTTCTGGCTGGGCTGCATCGTCAGCGGGCTGCTGATCGACCGCATCGGTCGACGCAAGAACATCGTCCTCTATGCGCTGTGCTGCGTGGTGACCGTGCAGTGCTACCTGTTCATCCCGCTGAGCAACACGCAGATGCTGTTCCTCGGCTTCCCTCTGGGCTTCTTTGCCGCCGGCATTCCGGCGAGTCTGGGTTCGTACTTCAATGAGCTGTACCCAGCCGATGTGCGCGGTGCAGGTGTGGGCTTCTGTTACAACTTTGGACGCGTGCTGTCTGCGGTCTTCCCGTTCCTGGTCGGTCACATGAGTGGGTATATGTCACTGGGTAGCGCCATCGGCATCGACGCAGGGATTGCCTATGGCGTTGCAGTGCTGGCCGCACTCGCGCTGCCCGAAACCAATGGCCGCAAGCTCACCGACAACGCTGCGCCAGACGCGCCCAACGGCGATGCCACCGCGCAGAACGCCTGA
- a CDS encoding amidohydrolase family protein — MPQILPANFHGIDGHAHVFERDLQLAEGRRYAPTYDATLTDYLAQLDSCGLSHGVLVQPSFLGTDNRYLLAALTAAPERLRGVVVVDREVATSTLEHMAAAGVKGVRLNLMGQAMDDFASREWQAFFSRLAELGLHVELHRQVEDLPGVLQSLLRTGCQVVIDHFGRADARLGLEQPGFARMLELGREGDVWVKVSALYRLGGSAAEQHQFAQQALPALCETLGAERLLWGSDWPHTQHEQQTSFGEQWQTIRGLISDTRLQTQLLRDSAATLFGINLS, encoded by the coding sequence ATGCCCCAGATTCTTCCCGCTAACTTCCACGGCATCGATGGCCACGCGCACGTATTCGAGCGCGATCTGCAGCTGGCCGAGGGCCGCCGCTATGCCCCGACCTACGACGCTACCTTGACCGATTACCTGGCCCAGCTGGACAGTTGCGGCCTGAGCCATGGCGTGCTGGTGCAGCCCAGTTTCCTAGGCACCGACAACCGCTATCTGCTGGCAGCCCTGACAGCCGCGCCTGAGCGTCTGCGGGGTGTGGTGGTGGTCGACCGCGAGGTGGCGACCTCGACGCTCGAGCACATGGCGGCAGCGGGCGTAAAAGGTGTGCGCTTGAACCTGATGGGACAAGCCATGGACGATTTCGCCAGCCGCGAGTGGCAAGCCTTTTTCAGCAGGCTTGCCGAGTTGGGCCTGCATGTCGAGTTGCATCGCCAGGTGGAGGATTTGCCAGGCGTGCTGCAATCGCTGCTGCGCACTGGCTGTCAAGTTGTCATCGATCACTTTGGACGCGCCGACGCCCGCCTCGGCCTCGAGCAGCCAGGTTTCGCGCGCATGCTCGAGCTGGGCCGCGAGGGCGATGTCTGGGTCAAGGTATCAGCGCTGTACCGCCTCGGCGGCAGCGCCGCAGAGCAGCATCAGTTTGCACAGCAGGCCCTGCCTGCCCTGTGTGAAACACTCGGCGCAGAGCGGCTGTTGTGGGGCAGCGACTGGCCACATACCCAGCACGAGCAGCAGACCTCGTTCGGCGAACAATGGCAGACGATACGTGGCCTGATCAGCGATACCCGACTACAGACACAACTGCTGCGCGACAGCGCTGCGACCCTGTTCGGGATCAACCTGTCCTGA
- a CDS encoding Lrp/AsnC family transcriptional regulator, with protein MPPLRPVTLDDTDRRLIELLQINARESVANLARHLGVARTTVNSRLARLEQAQVITGYGVRLSQRLIDGGLQAYVGIKVQSRAGKEVVKRLSAMGQVQQLCTVSGEFDYVAWLRSDSPEQLDQLLDQIGSVPGVEKTTTSIILSHKVHRG; from the coding sequence ATGCCGCCCCTGCGCCCCGTGACCCTGGATGACACCGACCGTCGTCTGATCGAGCTGTTGCAGATCAATGCCCGCGAGAGCGTTGCCAATCTCGCCCGCCATCTGGGCGTTGCCCGCACCACGGTCAACTCGCGGCTGGCGCGCCTGGAGCAGGCCCAGGTCATCACCGGCTATGGCGTGCGCCTGAGCCAACGTCTGATCGATGGCGGGCTGCAAGCCTACGTGGGCATCAAGGTGCAGTCGCGCGCCGGCAAGGAAGTGGTCAAACGCCTCAGCGCCATGGGCCAAGTGCAGCAGCTGTGCACGGTCAGTGGCGAATTCGACTATGTCGCCTGGTTGCGCAGCGACTCGCCGGAGCAACTCGATCAGTTGCTCGATCAGATCGGCAGCGTGCCGGGCGTTGAAAAAACCACCACGTCGATCATCCTCAGCCATAAGGTCCACCGGGGCTGA
- a CDS encoding GntR family transcriptional regulator, with protein sequence MSAFQRDDRLPRYQRLRDELAEQIAQNRWRPGEAIPTEAALASEYAISVGTVRKAIDVLVSEGVLERQQGRGTFIRRPQFQSSLFRFFRFQGLNGERLVPESRILAMETLQAPLAVSQVLSLPAGTEVIRLVRLRLLNAQPVLAEEIWLPKSRFLPLLTVNLQRQGPLLYPVYESLCGQVVARASETLTAEAVTAVHARLLQIDVGSPVVVIERLACDYAGAPLEWRRSRGHASHFRYNVEIR encoded by the coding sequence ATGTCCGCATTCCAACGTGATGACCGCCTGCCGCGCTACCAGCGTCTGCGTGATGAACTGGCCGAACAGATCGCCCAGAATCGCTGGCGGCCAGGTGAAGCCATCCCCACTGAAGCAGCGCTGGCCAGCGAGTATGCGATTTCCGTCGGCACCGTTCGCAAAGCCATCGACGTTCTGGTCAGTGAGGGGGTCCTCGAGCGCCAGCAAGGGCGCGGCACCTTCATTCGTCGTCCGCAGTTCCAGTCCTCTCTGTTCCGTTTCTTCCGCTTTCAAGGCCTTAATGGCGAACGGCTAGTCCCCGAGAGCCGAATTCTGGCCATGGAAACCCTTCAGGCGCCGCTTGCAGTGAGCCAGGTGCTCAGCCTGCCGGCCGGTACGGAGGTGATCCGTCTGGTGCGTTTGCGCTTGTTGAACGCGCAACCAGTGCTAGCCGAAGAGATATGGCTGCCCAAGAGCCGCTTCCTACCGTTGCTTACGGTCAATCTGCAGCGCCAGGGACCACTGCTTTATCCCGTCTACGAGTCGCTGTGTGGCCAGGTGGTGGCGCGGGCCTCGGAAACCCTGACGGCAGAGGCCGTGACGGCCGTTCATGCGCGCCTGCTGCAAATCGACGTAGGCAGCCCTGTGGTGGTCATCGAGCGGTTGGCGTGCGACTACGCCGGCGCGCCTCTGGAATGGCGCCGATCGCGCGGGCATGCCAGCCACTTCCGTTACAACGTCGAAATCCGCTGA
- a CDS encoding flavin monoamine oxidase family protein, with translation MNKHNRHPDDGKAPITIFGPDFPFAFDDWLEHPAGLGSIPPERHGEEVAIVGAGIAGLVAAYELMKLGLKPVVYEASKLGGRLRSQPFNGTDGIVAELGGMRFPVSSTAFYHYVDKLGLETKPFPNPLTPASGSTVIDLEGQTYYAQNATDLPALFNEVAEAWADALEDGARFGEIQQAIRDRDVAKLKALWNDLVPLWDDRTFYDFVASSKAFAKLSFLHREVFGQVGFGTGGWDSDFPNSMLEIFRVVMTNCDDHQHLVVGGVEQVPQRLWRHVPERCAHWPAGTSLSSLHGGAPRSGVKRIARAADGLLAVTDMWGTARHYAAVLVTCQSWLLTTQIDCEESLFSQKMWMALDRTRYMQASKTFIMVDRPFWKDKDPDTGRDLLSMTLTDRLTRGTYLFDNGDDKPGVICLSYAWMSDALKMLPHPTEKRVQLALEALKKIYPKTDIAGHIIGDPISISWESDPYFLGAFKGALPGHYRYNQRMYAHFMQDRLPAEQRGLFLAGDDVSWTPAWVEGAVQTSLNAVWGILHHFGGRTAADNPGPGDVFDEIGPIALPD, from the coding sequence ATGAACAAGCACAATCGCCATCCCGATGACGGCAAAGCGCCTATCACCATCTTCGGCCCGGACTTCCCCTTCGCTTTCGATGACTGGCTGGAACATCCAGCGGGGCTGGGCAGTATTCCACCTGAGCGTCACGGCGAAGAAGTGGCTATCGTCGGAGCCGGGATAGCCGGATTGGTGGCAGCCTACGAGCTGATGAAGCTAGGCTTGAAACCTGTGGTGTACGAGGCCTCCAAGCTCGGCGGGCGGCTGCGCTCGCAGCCGTTCAACGGCACCGATGGCATCGTCGCCGAGCTGGGCGGCATGCGCTTTCCGGTGTCGTCGACGGCGTTCTACCACTATGTCGACAAACTCGGCCTGGAAACCAAGCCGTTCCCCAACCCGCTGACACCAGCCTCGGGCAGTACGGTCATCGACCTCGAAGGTCAGACCTACTACGCGCAGAACGCTACCGACCTGCCGGCGCTGTTCAATGAAGTCGCCGAGGCCTGGGCCGATGCGCTGGAAGACGGTGCGCGCTTCGGCGAGATTCAACAGGCCATCCGCGACCGCGACGTAGCCAAGCTCAAGGCGCTGTGGAACGACCTGGTGCCGCTGTGGGACGACCGCACCTTCTATGACTTCGTCGCCAGCTCGAAAGCCTTCGCCAAGCTGAGTTTCCTGCACCGTGAAGTGTTCGGCCAGGTGGGCTTCGGTACCGGTGGCTGGGACTCGGACTTCCCCAATTCCATGCTGGAAATCTTCCGCGTGGTGATGACCAATTGCGACGATCATCAGCACTTGGTGGTCGGCGGCGTCGAGCAAGTGCCGCAGCGCCTGTGGCGGCACGTGCCGGAGCGCTGCGCGCATTGGCCGGCGGGCACCAGCCTCAGTTCCCTGCACGGCGGCGCCCCGCGCAGCGGGGTCAAGCGTATTGCCCGCGCGGCCGATGGCCTGCTGGCCGTCACCGACATGTGGGGCACTGCCCGGCATTACGCGGCGGTCCTGGTGACCTGCCAGAGCTGGCTGCTGACCACGCAGATCGACTGCGAAGAAAGCCTGTTTTCGCAGAAGATGTGGATGGCGCTGGACCGCACCCGCTACATGCAGGCGTCGAAGACCTTCATCATGGTCGACCGCCCCTTCTGGAAAGACAAAGACCCGGATACCGGTCGCGACCTGTTGAGCATGACCCTTACCGATCGCCTCACCCGTGGCACCTACCTGTTCGACAACGGCGACGACAAGCCGGGGGTGATCTGCCTGTCGTATGCATGGATGAGCGATGCCCTGAAGATGCTTCCACACCCGACCGAGAAGCGCGTGCAACTGGCCCTGGAGGCACTGAAGAAGATCTACCCGAAGACCGACATCGCCGGGCACATCATCGGTGACCCGATCAGCATTTCCTGGGAGTCCGACCCGTACTTCCTCGGCGCCTTCAAGGGCGCGCTGCCCGGCCACTACCGCTACAACCAGCGCATGTACGCGCATTTCATGCAGGACCGGCTGCCGGCGGAGCAGCGCGGGCTGTTCCTCGCTGGCGACGACGTGTCGTGGACGCCGGCATGGGTCGAAGGCGCAGTGCAGACGTCGCTGAATGCGGTGTGGGGTATTCTCCATCACTTCGGTGGCCGTACTGCGGCCGACAACCCTGGCCCGGGCGATGTGTTCGACGAGATCGGCCCCATCGCCCTGCCCGACTGA